From one Pecten maximus chromosome 8, xPecMax1.1, whole genome shotgun sequence genomic stretch:
- the LOC117332995 gene encoding actin-related protein 2/3 complex subunit 3-like, giving the protein MPAYHSQFQNPPQVLGNMALLPLRTTFKGPAPRDTSDFDIIDEAIYYFKANIFFRNYEIKSEADRTLIYITLFISECLKKLQKCQSKNQGQKEMYTIGIYNYPIPGESGFPLNAMFSKPNGRSEEDNMRNYLQQIRQETGLRICEKVFDSTSDKPSKWWMCFAKRKFLDKSLSAPGQ; this is encoded by the exons ATGCCG GCATACCACTCTCAGTTCCAGAACCCACCCCAGGTTTTGGGGAATATGGCACTGTTACCCCTCAGGACAACTTTCAAGGGACCTGCTCCCAGAGATA CGAGTGACTTTGATATCATAGATGAAGCCATTTACTATTTCAAAGCAAATATCTTCTTtagaaattatgaaataaag AGCGAAGCTGACCGCACATtaatttacataacattgttCATTTCCGAGTGCCTTAAGAAGCTCCAAAAG TGTCAGTCTAAAAATCAGGGACAGAAGGAGATGTACACAATTGGTATCTATAACTACCCAATACCTGGAGAGTCAGGATTCCCCCTCAACGCCATGTTCTCAAAACCAAATGGTCGAAGTGAAGAAG ATAATATGAGGAATTACCTGCAGCAGATAAGACAGGAAACCGGACTCAGGATCTGTGAGAAGGTGTTTGACTCGACTTCAGATAAACCTAGCAAG TGGTGGATGTGCTTTGCTAAAAGGAAGTTTTTGGACAAGAGcttgtcagcacctggacagtgA
- the LOC117333207 gene encoding GPN-loop GTPase 3-like yields MPRYGQLVMGPAGSGKSTYCSNMVKHGEVIHRNIQVVNLDPAAEHFDYPVLADIRELIHLDDAMDDEALRFGPNGGLIFCMEYLAQNFDWLQEQLDEAEDDYILFDCPGQVELYTHIPAMKQLVETLQKWDFRIAGVFLIDSQFMIEASKFVSGVMTALSTMVNLELPHVNVMTKLDLLSKKAKKDLDRYLDPELPVLLDEEFDNSRFSNKFKKLNSAIATMIEDYSLVKFLPLDQTDEDSINDVLLQIDSAIQYGEDLEPREMRDDQQNEEDNDFDSGFDG; encoded by the exons ATGCCTCGCTACGGACAGCTTGTGATGGGTCCAGCGGGAAGTGGAAAG TCAACGTACTGTAGTAACATGGTAAAGCACGGAGAAGTCATTCATCGTAATATACAAGTCGTGAACCTTGACCCGGCAGCAGAACATTTTGATTATCCTGTGTTAGCTG atATAAGAGAACTGATTCATCTGGATGATGCTATGGATGATGAAGCATTAAGGTTTGGGCCTAATGGGGGACTTATTTTCTGTATGGA GTACCTGGCTCAGAACTTTGACTGGCTGCAGGAACAACTAGATGAGGCCGAGGATGACTACATCTTGTTTGATTGTCCTG GCCAAGTAGAATTATACACACACATCCCTGCCATGAAACAGCTAGTAGAAACATTACAGAAGTGGGATTTTCGCATAGCTGGTGTTTTCCTTATCGACTCACAGTTCATGATTGAAGCCTCAAAGTTTGTATCTGGAGTGATGACAGCGCTGTCAACCATGGTCAATCTAGAACTGCCTCATGTTAATGTAATGACTAAACTGGATTTGCTCAGTAAGAAGGCAAAGAAAGATTTAGACAG ATACCTTGACCCAGAGCTGCCAGTCTTACTTGATGAAGAATTTGATAACAGTAGGTTTAGCAACAAGTTCAAGAAACTCAATTCTGCCATAGCAACAATG ATTGAGGACTACAGTTTAGTGAAGTTCCTTCCCCTGGATCAGACAGACGAGGACAGTATCAACGATGTCCTGCTACAGATTGATAGTGCTATACAGTATGGAGAGGACCTAGAGCCCAGAGAAATGAGG GATGATCAACAAAATGAAGAGGATAATGACTTTGACAGTGGGTTTGATGGTTGA